Proteins encoded by one window of Haloarcula pelagica:
- a CDS encoding archease: MPYELLSHPADVKLRARGESLDAAFRAALDAVSAIVTDGDPVPAGERRTRQVAIEARTAEALLFDLLDRVILFQDVENAVVTGITGLSIHRSDDGFELSGTLVGAAIDPDERAMDLKAPTYSEMRVVEDDDGWVLEAVLDV; this comes from the coding sequence GTGCCGTACGAACTGCTCTCTCACCCGGCGGACGTGAAACTCAGGGCACGCGGGGAGTCGCTCGACGCCGCGTTCCGGGCCGCCCTCGATGCCGTCTCCGCGATCGTCACCGACGGTGACCCGGTCCCTGCGGGGGAGCGACGGACCCGGCAGGTAGCGATCGAAGCCCGGACAGCCGAGGCGCTGTTGTTCGACCTCCTCGACCGGGTGATCCTCTTTCAGGATGTCGAGAATGCGGTCGTCACCGGGATCACCGGGCTCTCGATCCACCGGAGCGACGACGGGTTCGAACTGTCTGGGACGCTCGTCGGGGCGGCCATCGACCCGGACGAGCGAGCGATGGACCTCAAAGCACCGACCTACAGCGAGATGCGGGTCGTAGAAGACGACGACGGGTGGGTTCTCGAAGCCGTCCTCGATGTCTGA
- a CDS encoding DUF7537 family lipoprotein, with protein sequence MRGSRLGVCLLALVVLAGCNGFGGAPAPETPSATDASVSGPAAVPGISDGRLTDPAALLAAHSDAMLAAGFENDYRANRSLVRDGQVVTIVGRQRTLVESNKTEYRYRVTSGAGAPSSRFDTWGNRSRQVVRGQVGDTVRYSTGPPASAADLTGTGALRSHLTASTFEVVDSQTSDGRYLVTLAATSTNASAVLPENGTDLRNYEARLVVDASGRVLQFEASGTYTVSSGATSEPGVVDVSYEVLSLGGRDIERPAWADTALANASQ encoded by the coding sequence ATGCGAGGTTCGCGACTCGGCGTGTGTCTGCTGGCTCTGGTCGTTCTGGCCGGCTGTAACGGCTTCGGCGGGGCACCGGCGCCCGAGACGCCGTCCGCAACCGATGCCTCAGTGTCGGGACCGGCGGCCGTCCCCGGGATCTCTGACGGGCGGCTCACGGACCCCGCGGCGCTGCTGGCTGCCCACAGTGACGCGATGCTCGCCGCCGGGTTCGAGAACGACTACCGGGCGAACCGGTCGCTCGTCCGGGACGGGCAGGTCGTCACGATCGTCGGCCGCCAGCGGACGCTCGTCGAGTCGAACAAGACCGAGTACCGGTATCGAGTGACCTCCGGAGCGGGCGCACCGAGTTCCCGGTTCGACACCTGGGGTAATCGGAGCCGCCAGGTCGTGCGCGGCCAGGTCGGTGACACGGTCCGGTACTCCACCGGGCCGCCGGCGAGCGCCGCCGATCTCACCGGGACCGGCGCGCTCCGGTCACACCTTACCGCGTCGACCTTCGAGGTGGTCGACAGCCAGACCAGCGACGGCCGGTATCTGGTGACGCTGGCGGCGACCTCGACGAACGCGTCGGCCGTCCTCCCGGAAAACGGGACGGACCTCCGGAACTACGAGGCGCGCCTGGTCGTCGACGCCAGCGGCCGGGTTCTGCAGTTCGAGGCGTCCGGGACGTACACGGTCTCCTCGGGCGCGACGAGCGAACCGGGCGTCGTCGATGTCAGCTACGAGGTCCTCAGCCTCGGTGGCCGCGACATCGAGCGGCCAGCGTGGGCCGACACCGCGCTCGCTAACGCTTCCCAGTGA
- a CDS encoding proteasome assembly chaperone family protein — translation MSVADTFRIDTTEHKPIGSTLLVGQANPGMAGVTAVDHLVRHLDATLIGHVAPNDLPAIAPFEDGVPRHHGRLFTHTGADMTILIEELFVPVGAGRGYVDALLDWIEPSAVDEITVLHGVPFPHGPEEHDVFSVATPAYRDRRLADSSLSPLRGGLLDGIVGELVTRSLDETVPETGVLITPTHLPGPDIDAALRLIDALEGLYDLDVDETDLRTFGDQLKQYYEQLASRMESRGAGGSDVSSEYPDDRMFM, via the coding sequence ATGTCCGTCGCAGACACCTTTCGCATCGACACCACGGAGCACAAGCCCATCGGATCGACGCTGCTCGTCGGCCAGGCGAACCCGGGGATGGCCGGCGTTACCGCCGTCGATCACCTGGTCCGGCACCTCGACGCGACGCTCATCGGCCACGTCGCCCCGAACGACCTCCCGGCCATCGCGCCGTTCGAGGACGGCGTCCCGCGTCACCACGGCCGGCTGTTCACGCACACTGGCGCTGACATGACTATCCTCATTGAGGAGCTGTTCGTCCCCGTCGGTGCCGGTCGCGGCTACGTCGACGCGCTGCTCGACTGGATCGAGCCAAGCGCCGTCGACGAGATCACCGTCCTCCACGGCGTCCCGTTCCCTCACGGACCGGAGGAACACGACGTGTTCTCGGTCGCGACGCCGGCCTACCGGGACCGCCGGCTCGCCGACTCGTCGCTCTCGCCGCTCCGGGGCGGCCTGTTGGACGGTATCGTGGGCGAACTGGTCACCCGGAGTCTGGACGAGACGGTCCCCGAAACGGGCGTTCTCATCACGCCGACGCATCTCCCCGGCCCGGATATCGACGCGGCGTTGCGGCTGATAGACGCGCTCGAAGGGCTCTACGACCTCGATGTCGACGAGACGGACCTCAGGACGTTCGGTGACCAACTCAAACAGTACTACGAGCAACTCGCCAGCCGGATGGAGTCCCGCGGTGCCGGCGGGAGCGACGTGAGTTCGGAGTATCCGGACGATCGGATGTTCATGTGA
- a CDS encoding plastocyanin/azurin family copper-binding protein, which yields MTAGESLNRRQFLRAGLGTALAAGAGTAAAQEGTTHTVEMTDGLVFDPDDLTIEPGDTVVWENVGAIGHSVTAYEAEIPEEATYFASGDFDSEDAARNSYRAGDPESGDITEGMTYEHTFEVAGSYDYFCIPHESAGMVGTIQVGGDGGNGGGDGGNGGGGFVIPEVPDSARTLAVSATITFLSVLGLSYVFMKYGGDYLEDDATE from the coding sequence ATGACAGCCGGCGAATCGCTGAACAGACGGCAGTTTCTCCGGGCGGGGCTCGGGACCGCACTGGCAGCCGGGGCCGGGACAGCGGCCGCCCAGGAAGGGACGACACACACGGTCGAGATGACGGACGGATTGGTGTTCGACCCGGACGACCTGACGATCGAACCGGGCGATACGGTCGTCTGGGAGAACGTCGGCGCCATCGGACACTCGGTCACGGCCTACGAGGCGGAGATTCCCGAGGAGGCGACGTACTTCGCGAGCGGCGACTTCGACTCCGAGGACGCGGCGCGGAACAGCTACAGGGCCGGCGATCCGGAGAGCGGGGACATCACAGAGGGGATGACCTACGAACACACGTTCGAGGTCGCCGGGAGCTACGACTACTTCTGCATCCCACACGAGTCCGCCGGGATGGTCGGCACGATCCAGGTCGGCGGCGACGGCGGGAACGGTGGCGGCGACGGCGGGAACGGCGGCGGCGGGTTCGTGATTCCGGAGGTGCCCGACAGCGCCAGAACGCTCGCCGTCTCGGCGACGATCACCTTCCTGAGCGTGCTCGGACTCTCCTACGTGTTCATGAAGTACGGCGGCGACTACCTTGAGGACGACGCCACGGAGTGA
- the gfo6 gene encoding D-xylose 1-dehydrogenase Gfo6, protein MDLSAIVEDSCARDWETVDADTVDPVRFAVIGLGWFTKGRALPALEASDRCEPAVMVSSSTEKAERIAAETDGADHGITYDEFHDGAARDAYDAVYIVTPNALHLKYVETAAEFGKAVLCEKPMERDSERAARLRDTAADAGVELMIAYRMHTEPAVRRARELIADGYVGEPMSVTGDMSQRLLDRIDPNPDQWRLDAELAGGGALFDIGIYPLNTARFLLDADPLAVTGNTSSTHDAFGEVDETVAFSVEFPDEVYGQCYASHNARQSSGITVTGTEGQVRVEPAFFQDQSRQLHVSRGDGRASVTVEKVDQMLEEFDYFADRLRGDAPIRPDGDHGLVDMHAMEAIYEAAETDRWVSVD, encoded by the coding sequence ATGGACCTGAGTGCCATCGTCGAAGATAGCTGCGCACGCGACTGGGAAACGGTCGACGCCGACACCGTCGACCCCGTTCGGTTTGCGGTCATCGGACTGGGCTGGTTCACGAAAGGGCGAGCCCTGCCAGCACTGGAGGCGAGCGACCGCTGTGAACCGGCCGTCATGGTCAGCAGTTCGACCGAAAAGGCCGAGCGCATCGCCGCCGAGACCGACGGTGCCGACCACGGGATCACCTACGACGAGTTCCACGACGGCGCCGCCCGCGACGCGTACGACGCCGTCTACATCGTCACGCCCAACGCCTTGCACCTGAAGTACGTCGAGACCGCTGCCGAGTTCGGGAAGGCGGTCCTCTGTGAGAAACCGATGGAGCGGGACAGCGAGCGGGCCGCCCGCCTCCGCGACACCGCCGCCGACGCCGGCGTCGAGCTGATGATCGCCTACCGGATGCACACGGAACCGGCCGTCCGCCGAGCGCGCGAACTGATCGCCGACGGCTACGTCGGCGAGCCGATGTCGGTCACCGGCGACATGTCCCAGCGACTGCTCGACCGCATCGACCCGAACCCCGACCAGTGGCGTCTGGACGCGGAACTCGCCGGCGGCGGCGCGCTGTTCGACATCGGGATCTATCCGCTCAACACCGCGCGCTTCCTGCTCGACGCCGACCCGCTGGCGGTCACCGGCAACACGTCCAGCACCCACGACGCGTTCGGCGAGGTCGACGAGACGGTCGCGTTCTCCGTGGAGTTCCCCGACGAGGTGTACGGCCAGTGTTACGCCAGCCACAACGCCCGCCAGTCCTCGGGGATCACCGTCACCGGCACCGAGGGCCAGGTCCGCGTCGAACCGGCCTTCTTCCAGGACCAGTCCCGACAGCTCCACGTCTCCCGTGGCGACGGCCGAGCGTCGGTGACCGTCGAGAAGGTCGACCAGATGTTGGAGGAGTTCGACTACTTCGCGGACCGACTCCGCGGCGACGCACCCATCCGCCCCGACGGCGACCACGGCCTCGTCGACATGCACGCGATGGAAGCGATCTACGAGGCCGCCGAGACGGATCGATGGGTCAGCGTCGACTGA
- a CDS encoding CBS domain-containing protein, translating to MPVSDLARTDVMTVDGDQTAGNVATVMAEENVGSVIVEEDDRPIGIVTDRDLVIHVLEPRRDPAEMTAADIMTETLSTVQGDMGLFEATAKMQADTVRRLPVVDDSGLIAGIITLDDILQLLTEELQNLASVVEAESPPY from the coding sequence ATGCCAGTCTCAGACCTTGCGCGAACGGACGTGATGACAGTCGATGGCGACCAGACCGCCGGTAACGTGGCGACGGTCATGGCGGAAGAGAACGTCGGGAGCGTGATCGTGGAAGAGGACGACAGGCCCATCGGGATCGTCACCGACAGAGACCTCGTGATCCACGTTCTCGAACCACGGCGGGATCCGGCCGAGATGACCGCCGCGGACATCATGACCGAGACGCTCTCGACGGTTCAGGGTGACATGGGGCTGTTCGAGGCGACCGCGAAGATGCAGGCCGATACCGTCCGTCGGCTCCCGGTCGTCGACGACAGCGGCCTGATCGCGGGGATCATCACGCTGGACGACATCCTGCAGTTGCTCACCGAGGAACTCCAGAACCTCGCGAGCGTGGTCGAAGCGGAGTCGCCGCCGTACTGA
- a CDS encoding Cdc6/Cdc18 family protein, which translates to MSTQRSATHENHDRLRPEGRNATGNDGAMNLEERIRRRQRPTDEATLVTEWEPLSPVAHVEEPVNRAMVIERVLDHFDPLFERRTPPNLYLHGPAGTGKSAVVTALCQHLDRYPISSRPVIYTTTRVAEESPVVVYLDARRITSEFEWYHSLLDELVEESVPERGVGTDRLETRLRTLLRDRTTKFVVAIDHFDEPTVEVERFVERLDSLPDNLCWLAVGRTPPGATPVAELTADAIEFDPYRQQVLTDVVMARASLGLSENVLDHDLAREIAERADGNAHDALTALSLATGRAVDAGRTTITDTDIYTAFEDIPDDGVALGRVLSLPENRQAVLRELVDIPPDERRSVASATRAIDPELSLSPGTIKRFVYELAEAGVLKRIEAMTNTSQGRRPSRVEYLFPAEAFRRLYDRRQ; encoded by the coding sequence GTGTCCACACAGCGGTCAGCCACCCACGAGAACCACGATCGACTCCGGCCGGAAGGTCGGAACGCCACCGGCAACGACGGAGCGATGAACTTAGAAGAACGGATCAGGCGGCGGCAGCGACCGACCGACGAGGCGACACTCGTCACCGAGTGGGAGCCGCTGTCCCCGGTCGCTCACGTCGAGGAACCGGTCAACCGGGCGATGGTCATCGAGCGAGTGCTCGACCACTTCGATCCGCTGTTCGAACGTCGGACGCCGCCGAACCTCTATCTCCACGGCCCCGCCGGGACGGGGAAGTCGGCGGTCGTCACCGCGCTGTGTCAGCACCTGGACCGGTACCCGATCAGTTCCCGCCCGGTGATCTACACCACGACACGTGTGGCCGAGGAGTCGCCGGTCGTGGTGTATCTGGACGCGCGCCGGATCACCAGCGAGTTCGAGTGGTACCACTCGCTGCTCGACGAACTCGTCGAGGAGTCGGTCCCCGAGCGGGGTGTCGGCACGGATCGCCTCGAGACACGGCTGCGAACCCTGCTTCGGGATCGGACGACGAAGTTCGTCGTCGCGATCGACCACTTCGACGAACCGACCGTCGAGGTCGAACGTTTCGTCGAGCGACTGGACTCGCTCCCGGACAACCTCTGCTGGCTCGCCGTCGGCAGGACGCCACCCGGGGCCACGCCGGTCGCAGAACTGACCGCCGACGCGATCGAGTTCGACCCGTATCGACAGCAGGTCCTGACGGACGTGGTGATGGCGCGTGCCTCGCTGGGACTGAGTGAGAACGTGCTGGACCACGACCTGGCACGGGAGATCGCGGAGCGGGCGGACGGGAACGCACACGACGCGCTGACGGCGCTGTCGCTGGCGACGGGCAGGGCAGTCGACGCGGGCCGGACGACGATCACCGACACCGATATTTACACCGCGTTCGAGGACATCCCCGACGACGGCGTGGCGCTCGGGCGTGTGCTGTCGCTTCCGGAGAACCGCCAGGCAGTCCTGCGTGAACTCGTCGACATCCCGCCGGACGAACGGCGATCGGTCGCCAGCGCCACGCGGGCGATCGACCCAGAGCTCTCGCTGTCGCCGGGGACGATCAAGCGGTTTGTCTACGAACTCGCGGAGGCGGGCGTGTTGAAACGGATCGAAGCCATGACGAACACGTCACAGGGACGGCGACCGAGCCGCGTGGAGTATCTGTTCCCGGCGGAGGCGTTTCGGCGGCTGTACGACCGGCGACAGTAG